In the Sphingobacterium sp. PCS056 genome, CAGTTTGAGTTTGACACCAGAATACTTGGAAGATTTTGCGCGAATTGCTGGGTTGGAGTATGTAGCGATTGATGAAAATACGACGCTAACACATCTGGAAAACCAGTTGAAGTGGAATGAACTCTATTTTTTAATGAAAAAATAACCTGAATAGTCCTGCTCTTTTCTAAAAAGAGCGAGACTTCATCATAAGCAACTCGCAAGACTATGGAAAAATTTGCAACAGTAGATTACGTCATCTTCGTCGTCTACTTCATTATTGTAGCTGGATATGGCTACTGGATCTACAGCAGAAAAACAGCTGCCAACAATAGTAGTAAGGACTATTTCTTGGCAGAAGGTTCTTTGACATGGTGGGCTATCGGAGCATCGTTGATTGCATCCAATATCTCTGCCGAACAATTTATTGGAATGAGCGGTAATGGTTTTGAGGTCGGTATTGCCGTAGCGGCCTACGAGCTGATTGCTGCTGTGGCTTTAATCATTGTGGCCGTGTGGTTTATACCGGTCTACCTGAAGAACAAGATCTTCACGATGCCCCAGTTTTTAAACAATCGATACAATGAAACGACCAGTCTGATTATGGCTGTTTTCTGGCTTTTCTTATATGTGTTTGTCAACTTAACGTCGATCTTATACCTCGGAGCAATCGCCATATCAAGTATGGCTGGTGGCGGAGATAGCTTTCACCTGATCATGGTCGCATTGGCTGTATTTGCTGTCATTATCACATTGGGTGGTATGCGCGTGATCGGTTTTACCGATGTGATTCAAGTGGTGGTTTTGATCATCGGCGGTATTGCTACGACTTATGTGGCTTTAACTTTGGTGAGTGAGCACTTTGGTCTTGGAAAAGATGTTTTGGCCGGTTTCAATAAACTCATGGAAGATTCACCTAAGCATTTTGAAATGATCGTGGATAAACCAGGTGTTGGCGCGACACAAGAGGAGATAAACAAATACCTCATGTTGCCTGGTATCGGGATGTATCTGGCCGGTATCTGGATTGTAAATCTGAATTATTGGGGATGTAACCAATACATCACACAACGTGCTTTGGGAGCAGATCTAAAAACTGCCCGTATGGGTATTTTATTTGCAGGTCTTTTGAAACTGTTGATGCCGCTTATCGTCATGTTGCCCGGAATCGCGGCTTATGTGCTCTATAAAAATGGTGCATTGCAAGAGGAAATGGCACCAGGAGGCGTTTTCCATGCTGATAATGCATACTCCGCTATTCTTGGACATTTGCCAAATGGAATGAAAGGCTTGGCTCTGGCAGCGTTGACTGCGGCTATCGTGGCTGGTCTTGCAGGTAAAGCCAATAGTATTGCGACCATCTATACCTTGGATATCTATAAAAAGTATATCAACACGGCAGCATCTGAAGCGAAAATGGTGTGGATCGGAAAAATTACGATCGTGGTATCGATCGTGGTCGCGGTATTATTTACGTGGAACGATACGTTGGGTATCGGTGGAGCTGGTGGATTTACCTTTATTCAAAAATATACAGGTTTTATCAGTCCAGGGGTATTTGCCATGTTTTTACTGGGGATGTTTTGGAAACGCACGACAGGACCTGCTGCCATAACGGGTTTGATTTCAGGTTTCGGTCTGTCCATCTTCTTCAACGAATTTGCGACAAAAGTATTTGGTCCTGAAACGTGGTTGTATACAGCATATATCAATAAAAGTGGCCACTATGAAATTCCATTCCAGATCTGTATGGGATTGGCTTTCGCGTTTACGTTAGCTTTGATGATCGGGGTGAGTTTGTTTGGTCCAAAAGAGAATCCAAAAGCATTTGCACTTGATAAAAAGATGTTCAAAGTA is a window encoding:
- a CDS encoding sodium:solute symporter family transporter, which produces MEKFATVDYVIFVVYFIIVAGYGYWIYSRKTAANNSSKDYFLAEGSLTWWAIGASLIASNISAEQFIGMSGNGFEVGIAVAAYELIAAVALIIVAVWFIPVYLKNKIFTMPQFLNNRYNETTSLIMAVFWLFLYVFVNLTSILYLGAIAISSMAGGGDSFHLIMVALAVFAVIITLGGMRVIGFTDVIQVVVLIIGGIATTYVALTLVSEHFGLGKDVLAGFNKLMEDSPKHFEMIVDKPGVGATQEEINKYLMLPGIGMYLAGIWIVNLNYWGCNQYITQRALGADLKTARMGILFAGLLKLLMPLIVMLPGIAAYVLYKNGALQEEMAPGGVFHADNAYSAILGHLPNGMKGLALAALTAAIVAGLAGKANSIATIYTLDIYKKYINTAASEAKMVWIGKITIVVSIVVAVLFTWNDTLGIGGAGGFTFIQKYTGFISPGVFAMFLLGMFWKRTTGPAAITGLISGFGLSIFFNEFATKVFGPETWLYTAYINKSGHYEIPFQICMGLAFAFTLALMIGVSLFGPKENPKAFALDKKMFKVEPSILVLIVVTLLLVTAIYVRFW